The DNA region TGTAGCTCCAAGTTTCACCAGTGAATAAGGTTTTATAAATACTGGTGTAAATTCATTTTGTACATAAACCCAAAAGCAAATTTGACAATTATCTAAATTCTTAATGGAGTTTGGAAATAGCTATTTGTGTTTATAATAAACCAATAATTCTATTGCTGATATTGTAGTAATGCAATGGCTTAACACATTTCAATGATATATTTTATCTACTAATTTGAAATAACTGACCAatcaactcattttatttttaaaattcatagtcAAATTTTGATCATGTattgtatctatatctataattAGTTAGAAACTAAACATAGTTGGAAGATAAGTTCTCctataactgaaagaaaaaattattgaagagAAATTTGGTAATTTTCAGAGAATGTCTAACAAGTAATTCAATCACTCATTAGGATTCTttcttcaacatatttttttaaaggcacaaggtattaaaaataaatctataattaAGCTTAGCATTATTGACAGTGTAGGTATTTTATAACAGGAAAAGCAACCTGTCACTACTAACAGATCACTTTAAATATACctcaaataatattaaaatgtttaagaatatacaatttaaaatattctatctgtaccctaaaatagaaaaaaaaattacattttaatctaATGTCATAATAAAgttgaaaacatatttctttaaagtCCAGTTCTTTGGCTATTTAAGCTGTGATTAATCAGTTTTTCCTCTTGTGATGGTTTATGTCTGCATTTACCACTTCTCTTTGGACTACTGCCATATCTAACCAATACATCAATAGTGCACTGAAAAAAACGGAAAGCACCTTGACAAGGCTATAGAAAGAAAGTGCCACAGAGCAGTGGTCAAGGCGAAGAATTTCACACatggagccaggtgcagtggaaaactgaaaaagctTATGTGATTCTCTGTGCAGCTGTCTTCGTGTTTAAAGCCCTTCTATGAACAACGTTGGTGATGGCAAATggcttagaaaaaagaaaagcaagaaggagGGGATGTAagatagaacaaaaaaagaaaactattcataaaagaataaatagaaggcatatctaaataaataatacagaataatgttaatgaagaaaaagaaatagtagtaaagaaaaaggaagtttaaACAGGTGAAGCACTGAGCTAAATAGTCTGTACACTATAGTGTGGAATGTGGTACAAACTGAAAGAGAGAATTCGGAGTCTTTATCTTTCCAATGTTAGCTTTGCTTGATAATCTAACTTTTCCCCACTAAAACCTAGTTAAGTGAGATTTGCTTATTATAGCATAATGGTTTTATTTCCTATCCTGAACTTAGAAAGCTATGCTATGAGTAATATTACCCAATTTTGCAAAATAGTAAGATCACTAATATCTGGCTTTATATTGAAATACAACAGATTTATCTGAAATGGGCTTAAATTTTTGGAAATAGTCTAGCTGCCTGATGTGAGGCTTATAGTACATAACAGCAGTGTGGATTGAAAAAAGTCTTTAAGTAAATGCATTTTAATTCTCTGCATTTGAGGttttatacttaaaaaagaaaacacttcaaaATCATTCTTATAATAAAATTAGACATTAAATCTGATTGCAATTCAGCACACAAAGGTGCAATCACTTCTTAACATAAGTGCTTTATTACAATCCTAAAATAGCTATTATTGTGCCCAGTATGTTGTGGCTGCCCTGTAACTACTAATGAGATACATAAACGGATTGCTAATTCTGTAATACTTTTACATGTTTAAGAacttaaagataaggaaaaaattttaacattttgataaaaataaaaactccctGGCTAAAGTGTTTTCCACAACCATTTTAACATTTTCGTATTCTTTTAAATGCTTTGACATCTCCAATAATTTGAAAGAAACATTACAGAAATGGTAACACTGGGTGACTGTAAAATAAAGTAGCTACTGGGAAGATGCACTGATAAGAATATGTTCTCATCTATCTTCCAAATTTGGCTCTTTTTGCAGATGTTTATTCATTACTCTTTCTTCAGTTAGGGTATTATGGGTCATTATGTCTGAGGGACTAAACTAATTGAAATGTTCATTGAGATTGAAGTGCTACAAGAAAAACAAAGCGGGGCGTGTGGGGTGGGAAAGGAGTAAAATGCATCCAAAGAAACATGCAACAGatactctttttaaaacattaaacattttgttttaaaagttttaaaaggctGACAGTTAAATtagaaattctgaaaaagaacaagaatgaGCAATGTTAAATGTACAGTTTTTAAAGATAACAATAAATCATATGCCATATATAGGGCAAAAATGAAAGGGACTTTGTACTCACACATAAACTTCTGGCAAGATCTGGTTTGTTGTCAGGTTCCCAGACACTAAATAGATGCTCTGTTCACTTAGCGTGAAGGCCCGCAAGGGGCAGGGACCTCCGGGGATTCTTGGCAGTTCTCAAGTCTCATTAGGCCTGCATATTAATGACTCACAGCAATATAAAGAGACCCTTGAGCAgccttttttcccttcctcttgCCTGGGTTTCCCAAGGCTAAGGCAGCCACAGACACAGCACACATTAGCCAAGTGAGGGGCTTGTAGCAACCACTGCTGCCAGGCCACCATGGGGTGTACGCTGCCCTTTGACACACTGCCTCAGCACCATCCAGAGGTCCACCAAGTGTGTTAAGGAATGAGTGCTCTCGAGGACTAATATCACCTTGAAAATAAGAACCTATCACTCTATGGttatattattaactaaaataaagGTCCAGTCTCAACAGAGCTGAGTTGAAACCAGAGACAGTCTAAGATCAACATTTTCAGGAGTTAGAAAAGTTGACTAgcctttctatttcttcatgtgtcATATAAACACAAAACTagttagaaaaagtaaaatattcaacaaatatcatTCAAAGATGAAAACCAAATAATTAGGAAAGATACCAGAAGtttattaaatcattttcattttaacacacttattttatttcatgtaagaGTTTCCTTTTAGTATCAGTGATAAGAGTTACCAGTATCTCATAAAACTtgacttataaaaagaaaagtaaaataaaataaaataaaataaatatatatcacattgaAACCGTCAGTGACTACCATCAAGCCCAAATATAAATATTCTCAGAGTTCACCTTTTGATATGTCATGGACCCTGTTGAAAATATGAAGAAACCAAGGACACTTCAGAAAATACACATTATCACGTATTACCTAACATTCTGAAGCCTAAGACTCAAGATTAGAAACCCTGTTTTCAACCCATTAATGACTTTTAATCACCATTACTTTTCTCATTCAATACTTGGTGGTGTGTAAAATGCATTGCCctgaaaacaagaaatgtggaTTCTAGTGTTCAGTCATCCATTTATCCTCTTATGACTTTGTGCAGGTCAATCAATTTTACCCATCTTCAGTTATCTCATCCATAAACAAGTTTAAGAACACCTTAATTGACTGAAGACTGGTAACTGTACCAGGTGAGAGAGCTACGTCTTTCTGTATGCAGTGTGTCCATTAAAGAACATTACATAAGCAAGATATATTTCATATTCTGAAACTCTCCACAATGAATTCCTAACTTTAACTCTGCAAAGGAACATTGCATTTTTACAATTCTCTTTAAGTCTGCAATTATCAAAGTAGAGTGACACTCTTTTTCTGTAGGGTTACCAGCATTAAACACACGGAAAATTGCCTAGGACATCATCCTTCCtcggtttatttttaaaaataaaaactataaaaggtAGCATTTAGATTGCCCTTTGATCACACTTACCAGCTGATTGGCCACGGTTGGTGGCATCATGATCACTATCTCCCTGTTCACTGTCTCCATGACCACTGTCCTTAGAGCTCACTATGTCGGCTTCCTGAAATGCAgaactagaagtacaaaaatgtGAATATTAGAATCAAAAAGgtgaagaaacacagaaaacattCTTCTGCCACCACATGGTCACAGATGGTGCTGCAGACCCACAGACCTCTTAGTTGGCTTTGTTTCTGCATAAAGCTAGTTTTTATAACCTAAGCGTAACTCTTTAAAATGATCGATTAACAGTCATTTTGAGCACTTAAACCATATAAAGTTTAGGCATTATTCTATAATTGAAGCTAAATACATGTTTATATCATTTTCATAAAATAGATATACATTTGGAACAGTAAGGAAGACTATCAGAAACTGTGTAGGAGTGTAAATTgacaaaatattcaaatacattttaaatgtatataaatgaaatataatgtataatttttaatgttttgtttaggAAACAATACAATCCATATTTATGTCCTGccttaattgaaaatattttatacattttaattttaatttagaataatATACCTACTTTCTACTTTTACTAGGTAGTAAATTGTCCATTACTGCTAGGGAAAAAAAGAGTTCATACCTGTTAACTCGGCGAGGTCTGTCAACTAGATAGCTGAGCTCTGCTCGCTGGTGTTtagtctagaaaaaaaataaataaataaatcaagagcATTTGAATGCTATGGGTTGAACTAGTAGTCTACTTTTGAGGTTAGGGACTATATCTGGCTTaagtaattgtatatatttttatgaatttccAAGCTCTCCTAAGACCTCATCCTAGTGATTTCTGTGTAAGGGCAGGGGAGATATGCAGAGACACTTGAAACCACATTTTAGTCACTtgtaaaggttaaaaaaataaaattggctaactttaaatgtgtgtgtgtgtgttttaaagagaaaatacaaatgactTCATGGCTAAAGCTCATATACTATTGTCTCTAACAGAGTCAACCTGTTTATATTCTGCAGTCTTTATTTTCAGTGGCTTAAAAAAGTGTTTAGGTGCATACTGGTTGACACGAGAAAAACAGCACGCTCAATAAGCAAAAAGTTTGGATATTTTGTGGAATtatgttgttgtttattttcaaaatgtgcttAAGATACAAATGAGCTGTACAAATATTCATGAAATTCAATTAATAATATCtaagactcaaataaaataacCTGCCAGGAAAGGAGTTCATAATCCTGCCCTCCCCGCCACACCCCCATTCTTTTCCACTCCAAAGGCTCTCTGCATTTGCCTCCCCACCTCTACCGCCCACACACCTTTCCGGTCCAAACTTTCTTTTACATAAACCAACTTTGttctccccccaacccccaccctccagctctgtcacttctccatgcttttaaaaagaagtcagaaTTGACAAGCCAAATTCTTTTATGAAGAAAGCCAACAGCAGTGATTTATCCAAAACAATGGCAAGAAGGTGATTATCAgctaaaaagatatatttaagaCAACAATTGTTTAAGCCTTTCGTTAGTTTACTCTTAACAGGGGTTTGTGCCAAAGCAGCTTCATTCAAATTCACACTGTGTGGGCGCTCGGCTTCAAGAGCGTCTGTAAATGCTGTCCAGAGCCGAACTGAAGGATTTTTTTGCAACCCGAGTTCAGAGGACAAGGATCTGATAACTTGTTCACTAAAACATGCATTCGAGGTTAGACAACTGTGTAAAGTTAAACAATCTATAGCTTACTTGTACACGCGACTGAAAGCATAGttaaacaaagcaaaatagaGCCAACTTTATTAACGCCTGGGACAGACGCAAAGAAAAAAGACCTTTGCCAGTGCTAGAAAGTAAGTCCCTCCTCCACATTTCCCTCTCCCTTCACGCAATTTCCCTTTATCCCCAGGTTACCGAGAAGGGAAAGGGCTGACAGGAATTAAGGTTTTAAAGGAAAGATGGAAGAGCAAAGGAGGGAGCTCCAAGGTGGCAAAGTACCAAGGGGAcggaatgaaaataaatgtgaaagagTGGAACAACGCGAAAGTTAGGTTACACACGAAGGAGTGGGAGAAGGTGACCGCCCATCTCCGCTCCCACAAGGATACACATAAGGTAATATCCTAAAAATAGATACACAGTGCAGCAGAGATACAAGGGCCGGGCTAGAGGAGGCTTTCTGATGGAGGAGATGAGAGATGGTGGTCCTTTCGCTTCAGCCTTACCTCGTTGGACAAAATGCTTCCGTTGGAGATGATATCAGGCTGCTGGTCGGTGTAACCGGTGACTATGGCCCCGCAGGGGTTGTGCTCAGTGTCCGTACTCCGCGAAGGGCTGCAGGGCTTAAGAAACATCAAGTCGGTCTTGGCGGACTCTGGGGTCAGGCAGACCTGGTAGCAGTAAttctggttgtggtggtgggagccAAAGCCCCCGGACTCCTCCACCGGCACCTGGGCCGGGTTACTGGGTACATTGGAGCTCTGCACCAGCATGATGTCCGACTTGCTGAGTTTCTTCTTGCGCGCCCGGGCTTGGCGGCCACAGCAGGTCGAACCTCCGCCaccgcagcagcagcagcagaggcagcaATCGCTGGCCAGACAAGTGTAGATGTTGAGCTTCTTCTCTTTTTGGCAACGCACGGCCAGCACGATCATGGCCAGAAGGAAGATGAAGGACACCGAGCCCAACGCGATGATGAGGATGAGGGTGAGGTCTAGCGAGGTTTCCCCGCCGCCAGAGCGGCTGGGGCGCTGGTGCTCTCCTGACCCTCCGCCTCCGCTCCCGCCCCCGCCCTGGGGCTCCACGGCGCCATCCACCAGCTGAACCACCAGGGTGGCGGTAGAGGACAGGGGCGGCTGCCCATGGTCGCGCACCTCGATCACCAGCTCATAAGGCCGCTGGGGGTCGCGCTTGGCCGGGACTCGGCGCGCTGTGCGCAGCTCCCCGGTGCGCCAGTCCATGCGAAAGAGGTTCATTTCGTTGCCACGCACAATGCTATAAGTGAGCCGGGCGTTCTCGCCATCGTCCGCGTCCACGGCGGCCACGCGGGTGAGCAGGTAACCAGGCTCCGCCGAGCGGGGCAGCACCTCACGCGCTGGAGTCCCGTTGCGCCCTGGTAGAGGCGCCACGATGGCAGGGGCGTTGTCATTTTGATCTACTATGAGGATGTTGACAGTGGCGTTACCCGCCAGCGCCTGGGGGCTGCCAGCATCCCGGGCTTCCACCTGAAAACTGAAGTCCTTGAGCTGCTCATAGTCGAAGGAGCGCAGGGCGTACAAGTAGCCGTTCTCAGAGTTGATAGACACGTAGGTGAAGACGCTCATGCCCTGGATCTGGCACTCGAGGATAGAGTAGGCAAGCTGGGCGTTGGCGCCCTCATCGCGGTCGGTGGCGCTCACCGCGTAGATGTAGGCGCCAGGCACGTTGTTCTCAGTCACATACACGTCGTAGACCGGCTGGCTGAAACGCGGCGCGTTGTCGTTCACATCCGACACTTGTACCTGGATCGACTTACTGGTGGAGAGCGCAGGCTCGCCCCGGTCCCGGGCCACTACAGTCAGGGTGTAGGAATCCCCCGCCTCTCGGTCCAGAGGGGCTTCGGTAACGATGGTGTAGTAATTCTTAAATGAAGACTTGAGGCGGAAAGGCACGTCTCCCAGTAGCTCGCACTGCACCTGCCCATTCTCCTCTGAGTCGCGGTCAGTCACGCTGAAAAGGGCCACCACAGTGCCGGGCGCCGCGCCCTCGCTCACCGCCTCCTTCACGGTGCTGAAGCTGATCTCTGGCGCGTTGTCGTTAGCATCCAATACTCGCACTAGCACCTTGCAGTGCGCAGGCACGGCGTTGGGGCCCAGGTCCTTGGCTTGCACGTACACTTGGTACACTGGGCTCTCTTCATAGTCCAACTCGCCGCTTACCTCCAGTCGGCCAGTGCGCGGCGAGAGTCCGAAAAGCTCCCGCGCCCGGGGAGAAATGTGGCTGCTGAAGGAGTACACGACCTCACCGTTCTGACCCTCGTCCGGGTCTGTGGCGTTGAGCTGGATCACGAGAGTGCCTGGGGGCGAGTTCTCTGGTAGGGACACAGTGTAGACGGGTTGGTCGAAAGCGGGCACATTGTCATTGGAGTCCAGCACTCGGATGGTGAGTAGGGCCGTGCCGGTGCGCTGCTGCTGGGGGGGCAGGCCTGCTCCCCCGCCACCTCCCCCTCCTTCACCtactcctccccctcctcccccgtCCACCGCGGTCAGCACGTAGCGGTGCACCGCTTGCTGCTCTCGGTCCAGTGGCTTCTCCAGCACCAGCTCAGCGAATCGGTTGCCATCCCCCTGGGTTTGCACGTCCAGGGAGAAGTAGCTGTTGGGGGTGATCTCGTAGTCGCGCAAGGAGTTGGTGCCCACGTCTGGGTCGAATGCGCTCTCCAAGGGGAAGCGAGTGCCTGGCGTGGCGCTTTCAGAGATTTCCACCGTCAGGTCCGGCTCTGGGAAAGAGGGGGGATTGTCATTAATGTCCAGCACCTCGATCTCCACCTGGAACAGCTCCAGGGGGTTCTCCAGAAAGACCTCCAGGTGCAGGACACAGGAGGGGCTCTGTTTGCAGATTTGCTCGCGGTCTATTTTCTCGTTCACGTACAGCACCCCGGTCTCCAGGTTGAGGTCTAAGTAGGGGGTCCTTGAGTTTGGCACCGTCTGAAACCCGCGAGCCGAAAGTTTTGTAATGTCCAGACCCAGATCTTCAGCGATATTACCCACGAAAGTGCCATGTTCCTGCTCCTCCTGTACCGTGTAGTGAAGCTGGGAAAAGACTCCTTCCACCATCCAGAGCAAGGCAAAGAATAATAGCACAATCATCTCCAAAAGGAAAGGAAGTAGCTTCCCGCAGCCAGTCAGCTACCCAATCACCTCCCCCACcaccacgaaaaaaaaaaaaaaaaaaaaaatctgaaaaaatacaaataaaagtgcGCTACGTAGGGGCTCCTGTggctttctgtctttaaaaatcttaCTCCTTTTGCTTCATTTTAGAGCTTCCCGCAAtccagcctcatttttttttaatcttagcaCAGGAAGGGTGACAGGCGTcccctttcctcatctgtaatctTTCCACTGACCAATTAATAAAATAACGATAATACAATAGTCAGCGTCCTTTATTCCGACAGTCTTGGCGCAACGCGGCGCTGGCAAATCCCAAAGAGGAAATTTCGGTATTTCAAGACTGTCCTCGGTTTGTCTTCTTGCTGATGGgagaagaatgaggaggagaaaaaagaggaggaggaggaagaagaagaagaggaggaagaggagaaggaaaaggagatgcTGTTGGCACCGTTAAACATGCCTCTTAATGTCAACGGCTGGCAAATGCAAAAGGTCTTAAAATCAGCGACAGAATTTTGTGCCGGAAAAGCACAGAACGGCTCTGCAGCTTAAAACTTTCATTCTCTTCATTTCTCCGGATGGATGTTCttcttgacatttttttcctctttcattctatttgtattttttgtctttcatcgTCTTGGTTCCCTCTGTTCTCATCTCCACCGTTACTTGCCTCTCTGTAAGTGTAATGAGCAATTtcttttctgctgttttcttcCCAAGCCTCTTTCCCTCTaacctctttttccttccagtccttccttcctcctgcttcagcctctgagcTTGTGGTCTGGACTGGCAGTTTCTGAGCTCCGAGCGCTCGGCTTTTCCGTTTTTGCGCAGCGCCATCATTCTGCCAACCAATCGCCGAGGAGCACCACCCACCGCACTGCCGGTGACTGGCCAAACCGGCCGCCAAACAGACACGTCACGGGGCAGCCGGGCGGGGAGGGACAGAACTCTCGCCCGAGCGGCCGGGGTGAGTGTGAGTGTGAGAGCGAGAACAGCCCCGCAGGTCCCGAGGCGCTGGCTGGGGACACTGCCGCGGAAAGTTCCCAGTCCCCAGCCGCAGGTAATGGGAAGGGAATAGAGAGGTTCCCCTGTTTGCATCAGCAAATGCGAAAACATAATAGCAACAGCTGCGGTATCCTCTCCTAGGAGCGGGATTTCCGATGATGCtaacattctttttcctttaaggTATTTTCCCTAATACGCATCATGTAACTAAATCATCTAGAAGGGGAAAAAGTAGCGCAGGAGCCACTAATTGGCAAGGGTTACCTAATTAAGGGACCCTAGCAGAGATTGGCAGGACATTTAAAAAGTGGGTGTTATATGACATGTGTCAATCTAAGGGTGAGGGGTCTGACGGGGCCGTGAGGAAAGGGGTGAAGCAAAAGGAGTAGGGGGTGGAGGTGGCTCCTAAAAAGCGGAGGAATTCAAGCTAAAGGATGTGGGATGACAGCGCTTATAGACGGGCAGACGCGTTCGACGTGCCTCTTTCTTCCCTAAATAcatattcacaaaatatttatcaagtagaTTAACTCAAGGACCTAGCTTCGAGCCGTGAGTGCGTTTATCAGTGACTGAGGAGTTTGATTTGAGCCGCTTCCCACGAGCCCGCCATCCTAACGCCGAGCCCTTGGGCATCCGGTACACAGCAACGCCAAGCGCTGCAAAGCGCCTCTGATATCCCTGCGCCTTGTGCGGCCAAGTGCCACGCAGCGGCTGGGAACACcgactattttctaatttttttggcaATTGGAGATCGATCCCTTTACCCACCATGCTAGAACAGACCACTGATTTCTGCCGATCCTGGGGTCAGCCCGCGGGGTGAGGACAGTAGGGTGGCGGCGAAGGCGGGCGGGGTGGTGGTCAGGGACCGTGCACAAGAGGGGCCCGAGTGTGCACCGCTGCGGGTATCTGCGAACACGTTTGCACATTCACGGTACTGGCATCCATCCTCTCTGGCCCAGGGCTTAGCTCTGGGTAAGCCCCAGCGGAGCCTTCCTGAGTTCTGAAGGACGCGCTTGACCAGCTGTGAGTGCCCATTCCGGAGGCGCAGGGTCAACGCGGCACATCTACATAGCTAGTTCTTGTGAAGTTAAAACACAGCGCGAACTCTTTAATGCTGGGGAGTGGATAGAATGCCAATTCTCTAAGGaaagatatgtaaatatatatttttaattaacgGGCTACTAGCAAGGAATTGTTTGTTTATTCACGACAGAAGCCCCTATTCAACCTCCTTCCTTTGCAAAGAGATAGGAAGGTCCTTTGCTGCTTTCTGGTAATGAATGACCCAAGACTGCGATCACCACAACCTGCGGGAAAGGTAGAGTCTTTTACCCGACCCGGAGATACGTTGCCATTCCCTCCTGGCAGGGAATTAAGGAGGGCAAGTGTCCATGGGCGTGATTGTAGCCTGAGACGTGCTTCTGAGAGTCCCACGAATGCACGTCTACTGCCCCGATTTCCGCGCCACCCCCCCACCTCCCCGCAACGCCGGGTCCCCCCGGCCCCCGCACTTCGCTCTTTCATGAAGATGGGTCCTGCCTTTGAGCGCTTAGGAAAGGATGCCAGCAAAAATGGCTAATCCTTTTCCAGCTGCAGTAAATTGAAGACTGACCAAAGCCAAGCGAAAACCGCTGCAGTTAAAATGATTTTAGCATCATGTCTGCGGCTGAGAATGGAGCAGCAGTGTATAAAGGGACCTGtggatcaatgaaaaggagaTTATAGTGTATCTGAATGTTAATACGGTATTGCATCTGTACTTCCCACCCCtcccccctttctttttcttcagatcTGCAGAGttgaaatgaaatgttttgaGCTCTTCAAGCTGACTCGTCAGAATACTggagccttttaaaaaatgacgGTAATTTTCTAATGTGTTCATTTGTACGTATGGAAACacttgtgtgtgtgcgcgcgacTGCGCGCGTGTTTGCATGTGAGAGACATGCAGCTGAATGACAATGCAGATCCAGAAATTGGGGAAGAGGGTTTGTCCCCGAAATGTAGGTGAACTTTGAGCTGACTTGGGGCGTATGCTGAAAACCAGAGAGCTTCCAGAGGTGGAGATGAGATGGCCAGATTTGCCTGTAAATAATCACTATATCCACTGTAGCGCttgagctgctttttttttttttttttttttggtagcagcTGTGTTTGAATGGAATTCTCTCCGCAAACGTGGGTTACAGGCGTCTCCTAGCGGCGAAATCAGCATAGGGCAGACCAGAGAATTTTGCTTTGGAGAGCTCGCCTTTTGGAGACTCTACGAGATTTCTTGGGTCATAGGTGTCTGTGTCTGCACCAGCGTCGCTGAGCCCAGGTCCCCTAGAGGTCTCGCCTCTCCGACTTCTAGTCTCTGTGGCGCCAGCCAGGGACCGGCGGGGTGACGGTGGGGTCTTCTTCCCagcagaacagaacagagcctggtCCTCCACCTCCCGCTAGATAGCTCCAGCAAAGGGCAATTCCAAGAGCATTTTGTTTGGAGCCAAGATCAGATATTGGCATTAATAGTCTTCTGTGCCCCTTTACCCTAGAGCCTTTAAAACAACCACACCCCGTcacccacaaaacaaaacagcactctacatttgccttttaaaatgccTCTAAAATGTAACAGGCTTACTTTTTCCCTTGCTGTGTCAATCAAACAGATCCTGcctttcgtttttctttttcattcttactCCTGTGGACCCCAGAATTTAGTGAAATGAGGTTTGATACGGCAGCCTCAGTAACGAGGTTGACTACATCTTTGAACTGTAGAGCATCATGTATATTCTGTGTTCTTCAATCCCCCCGTTACTGGAgcggaaaaggagaaggaaatctATTGTATGTAATCCCTTCTTCACCCTCCCCCTTCTACCCCCTAAGAACGCAAACTGTTTGAGCAAGGACAAGCAGCACCCTAAGAAATAGaggaaaagcaaatttattatttGGAGGGAGGTTGTCAAAGTCAGTTTTCATAAAAGTCCTGGTTTATATATTAGAGTGATAgtgcatattttttatttcattgggcTTTAAGTGTAGCAGAAACAGGGGGGCGCTAAGGATCCCACAAGTGTGTTTTACAAACTTTGAAACTGAGTTAAGGGATTGCTTTCTTCTCTGTCCTTTGCTGCagagggtggggcagaaacaagtTTGTTAACCAGCCTTTGGATAAATGAGTGTTTGCAGTGATTTAACATGACTTGAAAGCAAT from Piliocolobus tephrosceles isolate RC106 chromosome 3, ASM277652v3, whole genome shotgun sequence includes:
- the PCDH10 gene encoding protocadherin-10 isoform X1, encoding MIVLLFFALLWMVEGVFSQLHYTVQEEQEHGTFVGNIAEDLGLDITKLSARGFQTVPNSRTPYLDLNLETGVLYVNEKIDREQICKQSPSCVLHLEVFLENPLELFQVEIEVLDINDNPPSFPEPDLTVEISESATPGTRFPLESAFDPDVGTNSLRDYEITPNSYFSLDVQTQGDGNRFAELVLEKPLDREQQAVHRYVLTAVDGGGGGGVGEGGGGGGGAGLPPQQQRTGTALLTIRVLDSNDNVPAFDQPVYTVSLPENSPPGTLVIQLNATDPDEGQNGEVVYSFSSHISPRARELFGLSPRTGRLEVSGELDYEESPVYQVYVQAKDLGPNAVPAHCKVLVRVLDANDNAPEISFSTVKEAVSEGAAPGTVVALFSVTDRDSEENGQVQCELLGDVPFRLKSSFKNYYTIVTEAPLDREAGDSYTLTVVARDRGEPALSTSKSIQVQVSDVNDNAPRFSQPVYDVYVTENNVPGAYIYAVSATDRDEGANAQLAYSILECQIQGMSVFTYVSINSENGYLYALRSFDYEQLKDFSFQVEARDAGSPQALAGNATVNILIVDQNDNAPAIVAPLPGRNGTPAREVLPRSAEPGYLLTRVAAVDADDGENARLTYSIVRGNEMNLFRMDWRTGELRTARRVPAKRDPQRPYELVIEVRDHGQPPLSSTATLVVQLVDGAVEPQGGGGSGGGGSGEHQRPSRSGGGETSLDLTLILIIALGSVSFIFLLAMIVLAVRCQKEKKLNIYTCLASDCCLCCCCCGGGGSTCCGRQARARKKKLSKSDIMLVQSSNVPSNPAQVPVEESGGFGSHHHNQNYCYQVCLTPESAKTDLMFLKPCSPSRSTDTEHNPCGAIVTGYTDQQPDIISNGSILSNETKHQRAELSYLVDRPRRVNSSAFQEADIVSSKDSGHGDSEQGDSDHDATNRGQSAGMDLFSNCTEECKALGHSDRCWMPSFVPSDGRQAADYRSNLHVPGMDSVPDTEVFETPEAQPGAERSFSTFGKEKALHSTLERKELDGLLSNTRAPYKPPYLNHFHPLSYFVH
- the PCDH10 gene encoding protocadherin-10 isoform X2; the encoded protein is MIVLLFFALLWMVEGVFSQLHYTVQEEQEHGTFVGNIAEDLGLDITKLSARGFQTVPNSRTPYLDLNLETGVLYVNEKIDREQICKQSPSCVLHLEVFLENPLELFQVEIEVLDINDNPPSFPEPDLTVEISESATPGTRFPLESAFDPDVGTNSLRDYEITPNSYFSLDVQTQGDGNRFAELVLEKPLDREQQAVHRYVLTAVDGGGGGGVGEGGGGGGGAGLPPQQQRTGTALLTIRVLDSNDNVPAFDQPVYTVSLPENSPPGTLVIQLNATDPDEGQNGEVVYSFSSHISPRARELFGLSPRTGRLEVSGELDYEESPVYQVYVQAKDLGPNAVPAHCKVLVRVLDANDNAPEISFSTVKEAVSEGAAPGTVVALFSVTDRDSEENGQVQCELLGDVPFRLKSSFKNYYTIVTEAPLDREAGDSYTLTVVARDRGEPALSTSKSIQVQVSDVNDNAPRFSQPVYDVYVTENNVPGAYIYAVSATDRDEGANAQLAYSILECQIQGMSVFTYVSINSENGYLYALRSFDYEQLKDFSFQVEARDAGSPQALAGNATVNILIVDQNDNAPAIVAPLPGRNGTPAREVLPRSAEPGYLLTRVAAVDADDGENARLTYSIVRGNEMNLFRMDWRTGELRTARRVPAKRDPQRPYELVIEVRDHGQPPLSSTATLVVQLVDGAVEPQGGGGSGGGGSGEHQRPSRSGGGETSLDLTLILIIALGSVSFIFLLAMIVLAVRCQKEKKLNIYTCLASDCCLCCCCCGGGGSTCCGRQARARKKKLSKSDIMLVQSSNVPSNPAQVPVEESGGFGSHHHNQNYCYQVCLTPESAKTDLMFLKPCSPSRSTDTEHNPCGAIVTGYTDQQPDIISNGSILSNETKHQRAELSYLVDRPRRVNSSAFQEADIVSSKDSGHGDSEQGDSDHDATNRGQSAGMDLFSNCTEECKALGHSDRCWMPSFVPSDGRQAADYRSNLHVPGMDSVPDTEVFETPEAQPGAERSFSTFGKEKALHSTLERKELDGLLSNTRAPYKPPYLTRKRIC